One Tolypothrix bouteillei VB521301 DNA window includes the following coding sequences:
- a CDS encoding DUF4058 family protein yields the protein MQRLALLKIIEVLSPTNKRPGKGRNIYEQKRQEVLGSQTHFNQLSGDHLENLLCIYKDVLANSSAEVGRTCMIPDTDFSDSRTKGCSSKYNETHSNSI from the coding sequence TTGCAACGGCTCGCTCTGCTCAAGATAATTGAAGTCCTCTCGCCCACCAATAAACGTCCGGGAAAAGGAAGGAATATATACGAACAAAAGCGCCAAGAAGTGTTGGGAAGCCAGACTCATTTTAATCAGTTAAGCGGAGACCATTTAGAAAATTTACTTTGTATTTACAAAGATGTGTTAGCTAATTCTTCAGCCGAAGTAGGTAGAACTTGCATGATTCCAGACACAGACTTTTCTGACAGCAGGACAAAGGGTTGCTCTTCCAAATACAACGAAACCCATAGCAATTCTATTTGA
- a CDS encoding KAP family NTPase → MAQTEVNDLSQDTPLIKPEEDRLGYASFAKHLADSICKMDFPEGFAIAVYGSWNSGKSTLLNFVVHYLKQKPEDEQPIIVPFNPWLFSGHQDITRRFFDQLQDVLSAVTAVPKGLRERIADVAKAIAEIPLPYAQAGKAVASLVDDKQKEAPELKEDVEDTLTQQHRRIVITIDDIDRLCAEDIQQLFRLLKAIPNFTNVVYLLVCDKKSIIKSLADERGPSGEEYLDRIIQMAFEIPSPDKTSLRKLLFEKLNNIIGDTAKPLFEPTRWSQIYFQGIDYFITNLRDIVRLTDTLTVSFPVVEGEVNPVDFIALESLRVFCPLAYEIILKNRDAFIKSDLALENLTNFYNFWLAQLPEEDKQPVKNLLMFLFPKLEVIWGDYSVYSEQQKLEWQEKRRICCPENFPIYFCLNLSTSELSHTQIEAILSSACNAKAFGQKLIELSHQKRQDGTTQVRAFLEKLEDYAEKVIPNHCISLVIEALFDVGEELLSPEDGADTMFDFSNEVIIHRLLTQLLFRLDEPTRFDVLKTAMSQGKALSIIEIEIETLTNQQLSTPEEKCLISAQHLKVLQDVVAKRTQEKDVESINS, encoded by the coding sequence ATGGCGCAGACTGAGGTTAATGACTTATCGCAAGATACTCCTTTGATTAAGCCAGAGGAAGATCGGCTTGGATATGCAAGCTTTGCCAAGCATTTGGCAGATAGTATTTGCAAAATGGATTTTCCAGAAGGGTTTGCGATCGCAGTCTACGGTTCATGGAATTCAGGTAAGTCCACACTGTTGAACTTTGTCGTTCATTATCTCAAACAAAAGCCAGAAGACGAGCAACCAATTATTGTTCCCTTTAATCCCTGGTTGTTTTCCGGACACCAAGATATTACAAGACGGTTTTTTGACCAATTACAAGACGTGTTAAGCGCAGTGACCGCTGTACCTAAAGGTTTAAGAGAAAGAATTGCTGATGTAGCCAAAGCAATTGCGGAAATTCCACTACCTTACGCTCAAGCAGGTAAAGCAGTTGCAAGCTTAGTTGACGATAAGCAAAAGGAAGCTCCTGAGTTAAAAGAAGACGTTGAAGATACCCTCACGCAGCAGCATCGGCGAATTGTCATCACAATTGATGATATCGATCGCCTTTGTGCAGAAGATATTCAACAATTATTTCGTCTTTTAAAAGCCATTCCCAATTTTACAAATGTTGTCTATCTCCTAGTTTGCGATAAAAAAAGTATTATCAAATCGCTTGCAGATGAGCGAGGACCATCAGGCGAAGAATATCTCGATAGAATTATTCAAATGGCTTTTGAGATACCCAGCCCGGATAAAACTTCACTCCGCAAATTACTTTTTGAAAAACTTAATAATATTATTGGTGATACGGCAAAACCCCTGTTTGAGCCAACTCGATGGAGTCAGATTTACTTTCAAGGGATAGATTACTTCATTACAAATCTTCGTGATATTGTTCGTCTAACTGATACCCTAACAGTGAGTTTTCCTGTAGTAGAAGGTGAAGTTAACCCAGTTGACTTTATAGCCTTAGAATCACTGCGAGTTTTTTGTCCGTTAGCTTACGAAATTATTTTAAAAAACAGAGATGCTTTTATCAAGAGCGATCTTGCGTTAGAAAACTTAACAAATTTTTATAATTTTTGGCTTGCCCAATTACCAGAAGAAGATAAGCAGCCAGTTAAAAATTTACTGATGTTTCTTTTCCCCAAGTTAGAAGTCATTTGGGGAGATTATAGCGTTTATAGCGAACAACAAAAGTTAGAATGGCAGGAAAAACGGCGTATTTGCTGCCCGGAAAATTTTCCTATATACTTTTGTTTAAATTTATCGACATCCGAGTTATCTCACACTCAGATCGAAGCTATTCTTTCATCGGCTTGCAATGCAAAAGCCTTTGGGCAAAAACTAATAGAACTTTCCCATCAAAAACGTCAGGATGGAACTACTCAAGTTAGAGCCTTTCTAGAAAAACTTGAAGATTATGCTGAGAAAGTCATCCCCAATCACTGCATTTCTCTAGTTATAGAAGCTTTATTTGATGTCGGTGAAGAACTACTTTCTCCAGAAGATGGAGCGGATACTATGTTTGATTTTAGTAATGAAGTTATAATTCATCGTTTGCTCACCCAATTATTGTTCCGCCTTGATGAACCTACAAGGTTCGATGTGTTGAAAACGGCAATGAGCCAAGGAAAAGCATTATCGATTATAGAGATAGAAATAGAAACTTTGACTAACCAGCAGCTATCTACTCCTGAAGAGAAATGTCTGATTAGCGCACAACATTTAAAAGTACTTCAAGATGTTGTAGCTAAAAGAACACAGGAGAAGGATGTGGAATCAATAAATAGTTAA
- the menB gene encoding 1,4-dihydroxy-2-naphthoyl-CoA synthase produces the protein MALNWQTAKTYEDVLYYKAEGIAKIAINRPQKRNAFRPKTISELCDAFCDAREDTTIGVVLFTGAGPHTDGRYAFCSGGDQSVRGHGGYLDDAGIPRLNVLDLQRLIRSMPKVVIALVAGYAIGGGHVLHLICDLTIAAENAIFGQSGPKVGSFDGGFGASYLARVVGQKKAREIWFLCRQYNAQQALDMGLVNTVVPIEQLEAEGVQWAQEILEKSPTAIRCLKAAFNADCDGQAGLQELAGNATLLYYMTEEGKEGKQAFLEKRPPNFRDFPWLP, from the coding sequence ATGGCTCTAAACTGGCAAACAGCAAAAACTTACGAAGACGTTCTTTATTACAAAGCTGAGGGCATTGCAAAAATCGCCATTAACCGCCCTCAAAAACGCAATGCCTTTCGTCCAAAAACCATATCTGAACTGTGCGATGCTTTCTGCGATGCACGAGAAGATACTACAATTGGTGTTGTATTGTTTACTGGCGCAGGTCCACATACGGATGGCAGATACGCTTTTTGTTCTGGAGGTGACCAAAGTGTCCGGGGACATGGAGGTTACTTAGATGATGCTGGTATCCCCCGTTTAAACGTGCTGGACTTGCAACGCCTGATTCGTTCCATGCCAAAAGTGGTTATTGCCCTTGTTGCTGGTTATGCAATTGGTGGCGGACACGTCTTACACTTAATTTGCGATCTCACCATTGCTGCTGAAAATGCTATTTTTGGGCAAAGTGGTCCTAAAGTGGGCAGTTTCGACGGTGGTTTTGGTGCTAGCTATCTCGCTCGTGTTGTTGGACAAAAAAAAGCCCGAGAAATTTGGTTTCTCTGTCGGCAGTACAATGCCCAGCAAGCCTTAGATATGGGTTTAGTGAATACTGTTGTTCCAATAGAACAATTGGAAGCTGAAGGTGTTCAATGGGCGCAAGAGATTTTAGAAAAAAGCCCAACAGCAATTCGCTGTCTGAAAGCAGCATTTAACGCTGACTGCGACGGACAAGCTGGTTTGCAAGAACTTGCTGGCAATGCTACCTTACTTTATTACATGACAGAAGAAGGTAAAGAAGGTAAACAAGCTTTTTTAGAAAAACGGCCACCTAATTTTCGAGACTTTCCTTGGCTACCTTAA